The following nucleotide sequence is from Fusarium graminearum PH-1 chromosome 1, whole genome shotgun sequence.
CGATTTTTCTTCGACGACCGCCGAGCTCTACTCCGCCAAGTTGAACCGAATCTCTAAAGACATGGAGCGACTGCCCATCAAAAACTGCAGCACCGACTGACATTTTGTTTTACGATAGACCACCTTCGTCAAGCGTCACTTGACTGGTGAGttcgagaagaagtacatGGCCACCCTCGGTGTCGAGGTTCACCCTCTTGGCTTCACCACCGTAAGTCTTGCGACCCCACGTTGGCCTATGCGGGGTACTAATTTATATCAAAGAACTTCGGTCAGATCCAGTTCGATGTCTGGGATACCGCCGGTCAGGAGAAGTTCGGTGGTCTCCGTGACGGTTACTACATCAACGGCCAGTGCGGTATCATCATGTTCGATGTTACCTCCCGTATCACCTACAAGAACGTCCCCAACTGGCACCGTAAGTTGCACCCCGCCATGATATCATCGGAAACGCGATTAACAACCCCATGCAGGTGATCTCGTCCGAGTTTGCGAGAACATTCCCATTGTTCTCTGCGGTAACAAggtcgatgtcaaggagcgcaaggtcaaggccaagaccatcactTTCCACCGAAAGAAGAACCTCCAGTACTACGATATCTCCGCCAAGTCCAACTACAACTTCGAGAAGCCCTTCCTCTGGCTCGCCCGCAAGCTTGTCGGCAACCCTCAGCTTGTAAGATGATTTTTCTTTGTCTATTCTAATTCGGAATACTAATCAGTTTAATAGGAGTTCGTTGCTGCTCCCGCTTTGGCTCCCCCCACTGCCCTTGTCgacgagaagctcctggaaGAGTACCGcaaggagatggacgaggCCGCCGCCATGCCTCTGCCTGGTGAGCTTTCCGACGACGATCTGTAAATGACTCGTGCGTTCACGGAAAAactttgttgaggaggatgctGCCAAGTGTCCAAGGAACGGTGCATTGGGCAGTGTTTGAGGATGGCACATAGGCAGCCGGAACGACCATTTATGAGTACAGGACGGAAGTCCTGGAGTTTACAGCAGCGTGATTATGGGGCGGCACAAAAGACTGGCCGCCACGCCTCTCTTTGGGGGTTACAAGGGACGGTGCACTGCAAAGAGCAGTGTCTTATTTAGTTTAGCTAGACTTCCTCTACCAAAACAATAAACAGGGCCAAGTTTGCGTGGCTTGGCTAAGACAGCGAACTTTGACCCTTTGATGGATGTATCTTGTTTTCCCATCGATGTGATGTATTATATGTACTATGTAGATTGGTGATATAAGACAATGGTCAGGATAGTAGTGTTTCTGTGATCAAAGCCAAGGGAGATGCACACATACATATGAGATTGGTCCGAAGATGAACACAGAATATTGTCTGTGTAGTGAGTGGCATCTAAGCCAGTGTTGCCAGGGGTGTTCACGTTGCAGCCACCTCGACTGTGTAGTAGTAGGTATGTAACATACAAGCTGGCATCCTAACacttaggttacaaaaataaacaacctaAAGGGTGAAGTccaagtagcataagatggcCCACTGATTTAGTCTCTTGTGCATCCAATGGTCAATCTTTCTGATACCTTGAGGCTCGACTCCCAACAAAGCGTTGTGCTACCCTGGCCTCCCGAATACACTGATTCGGCATGTTGCAGGTAACACAATAAGATAAGTTCAATTGCAATCTTTGATTCGACAACTGTCATGGTGATCAAATGCATTCTGCCGGTCTCCTCTGCGGCGGCCAGAAGGGTAAGGGCAGCGATTCTGCAGCCTGCACCTGGTttgcaaacaaacaaaaaaaaaacacaaaaaaaCGTTATCTCGGGAAGGGTGCATATATGTATACTACAGGAGATATGATACAATGGCAGCAGAGAGTGTACTATACAGCATGACGGGGAATCTGGCCAGATGTTTTTGCAGTTAGTTATGCAAAATCATGCCAATTCGTGGTTTAGACATCAAGCGCCTTCTGAGACAAGGAGATAAAGTTATGCTGCCAGTACTTAACTTGCATTTCTTCTATTATAATAACACATTTATCGAGATTGTACATTCGATCTGTATCTTATCGAACTCAGGGGTCGTCCGAGATTCTAATGACTTGGCGCTGAAGACATTCACAAGCCAGGCTCGTGGTAGGGTGACAAATGAATCGCAACCAATGTATCGCGCAGTCGGGTGCAAATGAGAGTAGAATGTGTGGTGTATCACTTGCTGAAGGTTGTGTTTACAAGGCCGCTCTGAGATGATCACGCCGGGTGCCGCGAGACTCTAACGTTATTGTGTAAATGTGATTAGGTAGCTGATATCAATAATGATATTCCTCTCTGCTCCGGGGCAAGGGGTATGAACATGACATGGGTCATAGATGTTTCTTAGACTGGGACCTCGTTAACCTTTAGGTTGGTAGTCGTAGTGAACCTACGTTTTGGTATTTTTATCGCAACCGAGATGATCGTATAAAAAGACCAATGAGTTGANNNNNNNNNNNNNNNNNNNNNNNNNNNNNNNNNNNNNNNNNNNNNNNNNNNNNNNNNNNNNNNNNNNNNNNNNNNNNNNNNNNNNNNNNNNNNNNNNNNNGAGAGTTGTTTATTTTGGTCGCAGCATCACATGGGTTTCATCATATATATAGGTTCGTTAGTAATCGGGTTTAAAGTCGAGACGGCAGAACAGTAGACTAGGTTTTGACGATCATGCCTTAGTGGTTTGACAATCTACATGGATAAGGGTGTCGTCCTCCACTTTGTGCATGCAAAGCGCGTTCGTTGTCAAtaaggaaaaagaaagacatttccagctgttgtttcttgttgatgcagcAGCCCATACATAAATACGTGAGACGCGCTTTTGAGGACCCATCAAAACAAGATACaaacatgacatggatggatggatggatccATAACTTATACGAGACTGGACGTGCAGACGAATAGGATTCCAGGTGTTGtgaaaaggaaagaaaaaagaacaaTAAATGAATTCGAAGATATTTTAATCTCGATAATCTAGTCCGGAACACGGACTTTGGTAGGAATGACACTTAAAGGACTGCGCACCGGGATCCGTGCTCATGGGAGATGGACTTTAAAAGAGAGAGAGCGAGATTAGATAGGCTTGGCggtttatttatttgtttaGATAAAATAAAGTGGCTATTAAAAACACTGAactgagatggatggatggatggatcatGGATGGCGGACATGACACCCCTGCGTATCTGTACTGACGCATGCAGCCACTTAATGAAACAGGGGTGTCAATTGACCACAAGATGGTCCCCAGGATCGCTAACACCGTTTGTTAATTGACTAGATACGTCCTAAGCGTGGGGCAAAGGCGGTAGGAGATGATATTTGAGAAACAAGGGAATGGAGCAAGATTTGAGTAAACCATGTAGGTATCTAGTTAGACTATGCTGTGCGGTGCTGTTTTGTCTCTTCACAGTTGGCCAGTAGTCTGATCAACTGGAAGAAACTGGAATGAAAAGCTTGCCCCGAGCTAGATCGTGGCCGAATTCTTCTGCATGCATGGTTTATGCACCTGGTTGTCTAGCCGCATATACAGTAGAACCGTCGAGTAAGTTTCTGCGAAAAACTCTTTCAACGCTCTATCTGTCCCCCCTGGGCAGTGACGCATTGCATGTCAGGACAAACATTTAACAAATTGACCATGCTATGAAACAGATTAAAA
It contains:
- a CDS encoding GTP-binding nuclear protein GSP1/Ran, with amino-acid sequence MAEQQTPTFKLVLVGDGGTGKTTFVKRHLTGEFEKKYMATLGVEVHPLGFTTNFGQIQFDVWDTAGQEKFGGLRDGYYINGQCGIIMFDVTSRITYKNVPNWHRDLVRVCENIPIVLCGNKVDVKERKVKAKTITFHRKKNLQYYDISAKSNYNFEKPFLWLARKLVGNPQLEFVAAPALAPPTALVDEKLLEEYRKEMDEAAAMPLPGELSDDDL